The Molothrus aeneus isolate 106 chromosome 9, BPBGC_Maene_1.0, whole genome shotgun sequence region TTATAAGGTATTACTATTTACAtactgccttttttcttttttctttgtaaatctCCATAAGTTGAAACTGCCTTCTGTCTGATCAAATGTTGTATAAAGTTCTATGCGAGACCATAGCCAACACTGCTTTCCAGTTACTTGTGTCATTAGAATTGTTTCAGCATCAGTATTCTGTTCTGCCAGTGTGGTGAGCAACTTCCATGACATATAAAGCTTAGAAATAGGTATTTAGTATTTAGATAATCTTCATCTTGGAAAGTTCTGGCTACTTTCAGCTTCTTTCTCCTAGGTTTCATCCAGAGAATGTACAAGAATTTCTTTCTATCAAGAAGACAAAGAGTGAAGGTTGGAAATGTGATGTAAGTAATCcttcagaactttttttttgttctgtacaGTTTACCTTCTGTGAACTTTAATGAAAATCTGGTATGTGTTTCTGTGAAGTCTCAGAAAGCTTTCTAGGGGATGGTTTTCCTCTAAGTGATACATTTCCTATGTCTGCTGATCTAAGGGCTGAACTTTGTCTATATGTACAGCCTCTGGTCAGATAAATAATCCCAATTTGAATTCTAAAATAGTTAGAGGCAGTATCTTTTCAAATACATCAGTTTACAGATTATTAGACTTGAGTGTTATGAGTGCTTTAAAACCAGTATTTGCTTTCCTGTTAATTACACATAACAAACACTGACCATAAAGTGTACTGTTACAGGAAGGATCTCTCAGTTGTGAGGAAGATACGTGTTAAATATGAAACACTTTCTCATTTACCTGCATATGCATGTCAACAGAATTGTGAATTTGTGCTAAATTTATCTCTAGttgtaaaatcacagaatcctttaCTTGATTTTCCTCTGAGAGGTATATGTATGAAACTACATCTGATCTAAAAAGGAATTGTAGCATTTCCATTCTCTTTGTGTATGCTGCCAAATAATGTTTTAAGGTTTCAgatgtggggttttgttgttcctatttttttaagggaattggttttctttttgttttttagggCAGCTGTTTTGTTTGTGCAGACTGCTGTATGCTGCAGTATGTCTATAATATTAGGGGCTGTAACATAATTATAAACCTTGCTTTATTTGGGAACTTTCAATTGTAAACATACAGTAGGAGTCTGGGAGATATCAGCCGTAGGAATTTGTATTGTTCATTGTGCAGCTGGTGGGATGGTGGTTCAAGGTTATTACCTGGTTCATCAAAGGGTGTTATCTTCCAGGTGAAGCTGTAATGTGTGAATGTGTTACAGATTTTGTTTGTTACTAGATAAGAAGCATTTTAATGGTGAGAATCCATTGTGCAACATTGTTGACATTCTTTTCTGGGAAAGTGTGTTACCAGATGAGTGGTTTGATAAACTCCACTTCCTGGtttgtgggtttattttttaaattgaatgtTGTAAGTAGAAAGTTTTAAAGAagtgagctgctgctcctgtgccgcTCGTGTGCATTGAAAATGGACTTGAATTAAAAGCAGGTAGAATTCCAACTTTTACAGCAGTTGGACATTGAACAGGACCCTTGGATGTTGTGCTGTGAGTTTGTTTGTTCATGTGGTGTGTTCTGAGGGCCAAGGTGCCACAGATGTAAGCTGCGGGATTCACTAAGGTTATTGGTTTATGCTGTAATCTGTCTGTGAACAACAGGATTTGCTGACCATATTTTAATCCTTGAGGAATATGAGCAAATTTGCGCAAACAGTACATATTATGGAAAAGCAAAAGGGCTATTATACTTTATACAAATGTGGATTTTCTTACACCTATATTTAACATTAATGAGTTTTTAAGCAAATAGAGCTGCTGTTTTTGATTTCCTTATTCATGTGTGCTCTGTGAAGCTGATTGCAGGAGTTAATGTGTGGGAGTTGTAGTGCTCAGCTGAGCTGTCATAAACAACAGCAGGAGTCTCACAGGGAAACATGAGCACTCTGTGTGTTGAAGCATAGGATCCTGATGATAAATTGTAATACCTGGTTTAAAAGCCTGAGTTGGAGTTGTGGATTCAATTCTATAATTGTACTGTGTGCTTATTTAAGTCACTACTAGTAATTCTTgaacattttggttttggttaatCTCAAAGCAGTACTAAAAAACACACATAATGTTAGGTTTCTGATGGTCCTGTAGCTCAATGTATTTTGAGCTACATTTCCTTGTTGGTATTGGCATTTTCTCTTTAATACCTGCTGTCAGGGAATTTCCCAGAGGAAATAAAGGAACAGGTATGACTTTGGTTCTACAGTAGTTTATACTACAACAACTTTTACCACAGTCCAACTAAACTGTTTCAGCATCCAAACCCAAGCCAAAactatttgctttttttccagtggtttATTTTTGGCTCAGTTACTGTGTTGAAACACCCTAGGAAGGGAGTCTGGGAAGTGCTGGAGTCAGTAGAgagaagggctggggaggaacATATAACTGCATGCAGGAGTTGCCAGTAGTTGATTTAGGCTGTCATGGATCTGCATCCTAATCTATACATTACAGTTCACTATGGTTTTTGTAGAGAACAGGTTGGTTTTGATGTTGAGTGCAAGGCTTTCCATACTGACGTAGAggtttttgaaaaatatgtgtTTAATCTTACATTGGTGCAGAGAGCAGATGATATAAAGTTTTATGAGTTTATGAATAGGAGAAGAATCTGGTTATAATGGATGTATCTTTGACAAAGTGTGGTATCATTTCAGATTTGTAAGAAATCTTTCACTCGAAGACCTCACTTAGAAGAGCATATGATCCTTCACTCTCAGGACAAGCCCTTCAAATGTACCTACTGTGAAGAGCATTTCAAATCCCGGTTTGCAAGACTgaaacatcaggaaaaattcCATCTCGGTATAGAAACCTCCTTCTGACATGTAAACACTAGATTTAAAGTAAAGCATTCCCCCACCATTTTATGTCCTGGTCAGTCTGGTTTTCACCTCATCTCCTTTTACAATTCTCTCTTCCACTTTTGGGGAAGAGTTGTTGGaaggttttttgttggttgggtttttacTTTTGTGTTCAGCTGTCTTTTTGAGGCATTCTCTTGTACCCAAAAAAGTCAGAATTTTGGGGAGGAAGAAGAATGAAGGTTAGTTTGATTTGAAAGTTTTTTGCACAAAATTGATTCTCAGCTAGGGAGTCAGATTCTTCCTGAAGTTTTCAAAAGgcctcttcctttcctcctgaaGTATTCTGCAGACTTTTTTTATACTACTGATTATTTCTGCTGGGTAGGAGCTAGATGGGTGAtaagaatttcttctttcaaGTGGTCTAAGTGGGCTTAATTGCTTTTGACtatgaattttgaatttttgcttTACTGTCATGAAGTTTGCCAAAATGCCAGATCTTAGAAGTAACTTAGCAGAAAGCTCACAAAATCTAAAGTATGCTGATTGTACTAAAGATGAACAATTTGTTAGACAAAAGTTTTGCTTTGTAAATTGATGAGGGTTTTCAAAAGTAACCAGTCTGGGCTTGTTGTTTATTTTAGCTGTCAGTCAAtcctgctctgtgtgtctgtctcccTGTAGGGCCTTTTCCTTGTGATATTTGTGGCCGCCAGTTTAATGACACAGGGAATCTGAAACGCCACATAGAATGTACTCATGGGGGAAAGAGGAAATGGACGTGTTTCATCTGTGGGAAATCCGTCAGGGAACGGTAAGGACTTGGCTGACTACCTGAACTTCAGCAGAACACAGCAATATTTAGCATCCTTTGGTTGCTGTTGAATACGCTTGGAGTTTTTAACATAAAGGAGACCATTTCAGAGTGTTAGTGTGTTAAAAGGTAGTGGGAGAGCCAGAGGTAGCATTGGATTTTCTGATCACCTCTAAAATTAAGGGTGACAGCTGTAGGTAATTAATTATGAAGTGCAAATATATTAAGAAAGTCTTACCTCTCATTCACTTCACTTAAGTTTCTTACTGTTAAGAAACTTAAGTTTCTCTGTTGTGCAAAAACatcttgcaatttttttttttttgaaagatgttttcttgaatgtatgttttccaaattttagtgttttctttctttcctgataCTGTTTCTAGACCCAGTTGGTTCAGTAAATAGGTTGCCAGACTGTTTTTGTATGCATGTGTTAGTGTGTATATCTGAATTTAAACAACCATTCAGATCTATTGTGATCCATCACAGTAAGAGAAATTGAGAAAATGATAGtatgtttttactttttcactAAGGGATAttgcttaaaattaaattttactgGCTTTGTTAAACAGAACAACTTTGAAAGAACATCTGAGAATTCACAGTGGAGAGAAGCCTCATCTTTGCAGTATTTGTGGGCAGAGTTTTCGTCATGGAAGCTCTTACAGGTATAGATCTTTATTAAACAAGCTGGTAAACTGTTTTGCCTATTTGGTGATATATATGCATTCATGTTATTGACATAATTCTTTGTAACGTATATATGTTTGATGTACTCCACCTCTGAGAGCATCAGTAAATGTTCTAAATATCTTTCcgtttaaaaaatatattgctAATGTGtcagaattaatttaatttgtaatACATTAGTGGcttaaacacaaaaaaaaaacctacaaagttgagatttttgcacatatgaaacttttgtggttttgttattcaaacagaaaataagcagAGGACTAAAATATCCCACTAAATTAATTTCACATAAGAGAGCTCAGCTCTCTCTTGCTTTCTAAGAACAATTCAGGTGCAGTTCAGCTGAAGTTACTTCCTGATACTTATGTGAAGCAATAAAGACTGCATTTTCTGCTATTTTGCATTGAATTAGCAGTACAGATTGTTTTAATGGAATTGTATTTTATGGCCATGTTTATGACTCAATATGCAGACTTCATCTAAGAGTGCATCATGATGACAAGAGATATGAATGTGAAGAATGTGGGAAAACGTTTATTCGGCATGACCATctgacaaaacacaaaaaaatacattcagGTAGGTATTTTCTTTGGAAGTTGGcttaaaaattactattttgaaataaaaccaaataaaaagttaatgatgaattttttttttcagtgcatgCAATGTTTTAGGCCTCATAAAAGTCCCTGCCATTCTTTTTAAGGTCTGCTAAAGCAGAGGTAGTCTTACATGTTTTAAAGGTTTAAAAGCCAAATGTTTCCTCCCTGATACCATAGAAAGCTGAGGGACAGTCAAAAACATGTAACAATGAATTGCTTTAACAATCATAAATACATAAAGCAAAAGTGAAAAAGGAGGATTTTTTAATGAttccagatttcttttttttaatagcaactGTGAAACATTATTGCCACAACACAGAAGAAGCTGTCAGAGTCTCTGTCAAAGTTTGTACACTGATCACTTCAATGCAAAGAACATCAGAGAGGTGTTTCTGAAATCTCTCTTGtgggaaagagggaaggaaggctGAGGGAATCAGCCCTATGAACAGATGGGGATgatcaggaaaaagaaaaaaaaaatctgttgctCTGAGAGCAGAAAGGTTATCAAATGCATAGGAAGAGCAAAGTTCACCAGTGACCTTTTCACAACAGGATCCAGAGGAAACATGACCTTCTTGGAGGCAAAATACTTTCTAGGCAGCATGGAAGTATGAAAGTGATCAGAGTCTAAACTTCCTGAGTCTTTATGTGAAAGACAGCTTCTTTCCTGGTgtttgaaataataataatgtctgctatgaaataaagaaatctttgaaAACTCCAagtacaaaaacaaaaaccaaaaaaaacaaaaccaaaaaaaaaaatcctcttttctgCTCTATTTGCTTTTCCCCCTCTAGAAAGTTACATTCTTTGACTGTCCACACCCCTATTTACATGAGAAGAAATATTCTGCCACTTTGTGGAAGATCTCAAGATGACTGAAAAGCATCATGATACTCTTAAACAACAGCATAAAACAAAAAGGTAACTATGTCCATCAGGATGATTAAAATGATAAATACTGAggtgtaattttaaattatacaaATTAGTAGCTGAAAATAATTGGTGTGTTTCAATTAGCTTCCCTTTAAAACAGCTGAATCATTGAAGGTACCCTGTTTCAGGTCATAATGAAGAGAGTACATTCCCAGTCATTCACTTGTACTCCCATGCAGTGAGTGTTTGGGGAAGTATCTCCTGACTTGGAGCACAAAGTTCTTTGCAGGAATCACGTGGACTAGTCCTATAGAGAAGTGGTAACATCATTACTCTGATAGAACCACCATGCTTcctaaattttcttctttaataagAGAATCCTTCTCCAAGTGAGGTGTGGAGGAGCTTGATTAGCTGAACTTTGGGAATATGATTATAGGTCATAGACATTTAAAAAGTTCCAAAAAGATTTAACCAAATTGTATTGTGTTTTGCCCTTGTAGGTGAAAAAGCACATCAGTGTGAGGAATGTGGAAAATGTTTTGGCCGTCGAGATCACCTCACTGTTCATTATAAAAGTGTTCATCTAGGAGAAAAAGTTTGGCAGAAGTAAGTGTGGGGTTTCTACAACTGCATAAATGCTTCTGTACTACAACTGATTTTGTTGGGACTTGGATGTGTGAGCAGAATTCTGCTTATCTGTGTGTTTGTCATGCTTGTACCTCAGACTTCATAGAGATATTATTTCAGTTTGAAGGGGATGTCAGAAAATTGTCTCCACAATTTAAGCTAGATACTTCATTTGTAGCACAATTGAgtaaataaaagcattaaaaaggaTCAGATTTTAATTTGTCACATATCTGTGTCAGTTTTGTTCTTAATTGATGGTTTGCTGTAATACTCTCATTGCAGACTAGTTAAAACTGAATTATTAGTCATCATGTAAGCACAGGGAGAATTATCTCACATTTAAGGTATTTTAGAAGCTGGCAGCAGATTAGTGGCTCTGAAAGGAGGTAAAAACTTTGAAACCCAAGTTGTGTCTCTACCTTAAAAATGCAACAGGGTTTTAAAACTTcggagttttaaaaataaacctttcaGAGATTTGAAATAAACAGCTCTGGTTGTTTTTCAAATGATGTGTTTTAGCTCATTAGTGTTGTGTAGAAGCCATTAAAGATACGTCTTACAAGTACAGTACATtgcttattctttttttttccttttgaaggcAGTAGCCTTCCTAGAAATTTTGCCATTCCTAGAACCTTATTTATGTCCTGTCAAAGTAAAACCTTCTTGTGAGTGTTGGGCAAAAAAATGCTGCATAAGGCGATTTGTGGGGttaaaaaagaagttgtagTGGCTTTTGTTCTTTGAGTACTTAAGTGTATCCCGACAGATAATAAAATTGAATGTTGAAAAGAATCTAATTGACCTTATTGGTATGTAGATGCCAGGAAATAGGAACATAAGTGAGGAAATTTGGAAAGTTTGGTATTTAGCTATTTTACAGCTAAAGATTTCAGAAGGGACTGTGGACATAACTTTACTGTTAGTTGGttacaaaaaaaataacatgaaatgtctttttttctttaaagatatAAAGCAACGTTTCACCAGTGTGAAGTCTGTAAGAAAGTTTTTAAAGGGAAATCCAGTTTGGAAATGCATTTTAGGACACATTcaggtaaaaagaaaataaacctcaaCTAAACCACAAAACATGTAGGGATGTATTTTTATGCATCAATATTGATTCAATGATTTTATTCATTATGGTTGTTGAGCATTCAGGATGAAAGTAGTAGAAAGCAGCAAGATTTTATTCATTCTCATACACTGGCCATTCCTGAATGCTGTTTTATGATTGTTTAGCTGGAGTACTGATAATCTCAGCTCGGGTTTGTGGGGCACTTTCTGCACCTCCTCTTTTAGTTCACTGGTATGTGTGTTCTTGCCAAATTTACCCACACCTTCTAAATGTTTCTGTGCTCCAGAGATTACTGCATTTCAAGTGCTAATCTGAAAAAGGAGTGAACTCCCTTTGGAAAGGGCTATGTCCTTTCTCTTTGACTTTGTTTGTCCTGCCTTGTGTTTAGGAAAATTGTTGTCTTTTGAAATGTATAGAGGTCATTTAATCCCAGTATCATAGCAGTTAAAAGACTgttctttttaatttagtttGTAATTTAACATAAGTCCAGAGTACTGAGAGAATTGTATGTAAGGAGAAGAGTATGCCAATATAACTTCTAAACAATTTCCTGATGACTCTCTTGATTCTGAAATTGATGCTGAACTTAGTTTGTCTTCAGTAAAATTGTCTCACAGTAGGTCTTGATGCCATAATCCATGGAAGGTATTTCCATATTTGTGTGATTTGATGTTACTCAGAATAACTAATGGTTACTTCTCTATCTTTACAGGTGAGAAGCCCTACAAATGCCAGATCTGTAATCAGTCTTTCAGAATTAAGAAGACATTAACAAAACACATGGTTATTCATTCAGATGCTCGACCCTTTAACTGCCAGCACTGCAATGCAACATTTAAACGAAAAGACAAGCTGAAGTATCACATTGATCATGTTCATGGGTCTAAGGCTGCAGAAGAGGCATTGGCATCTTCTCCAGAGGAAAAGCTAGTGTCCTTACCAGTGCAGTACACCTCTGATGACAAAGTTTACCAAACTGAGGCTAAACAGTACGTGGAACAGTCCAAAGCATATCAATCAGAAGCCAAAACTTTGCTGCAGAATGTATCCCCAGAAGTGTGTGTGCCTGTGACTctggtccctgtccccatggcagagccccaggcagagctggtgcagcACAGTGCTCAGTCCCACGGCATCCTGCCCGCGCAGCCCGAGCAGCCGGATTATCAGCGAGCCACGGAGCTCTCCTTCCTGGAGAAATACACCCTGACTCCACAGCCTGCAAACATTGTTCATCCTGTGAGGCCTGAGCAGATGCTGGATCCTAGAGACCAGTCATATCTTGGAACTCTACTGGGGCTAGATACAACTCCCACTGTACAGAATATTTCAAACAATGAACATTCGTGATCAGACCGTAACATTCCACCGAATTTACAAAGCCATCGGCCACCAGAAGGCTGATATGGCAATgagatttatattttatattttatttggaCTCATCAAGTCTCCTGCATAGTTTTGGGAAAACAATTTGTTTACATAATATTTGAACATTTAGGCACAATTTGATGCATACGGAAGAGTGTTTCTTGTGATTttaagagtttttaaaaatcttatagatggtcttttaaaaataatgctctGAAATATCTTTTAAGGATAGTGGCTGAAAATGTAATTACATATCTGGCTATTAATTTATAAAACTTCTTTGCCTTTCTGCATCTCACTTTGAGTTAATGTTTTAAGTGGAATAGAAAGCATTCTAAAAGAATAAGGAgtatttaaaattcataaaaGTTTCTAAGGGCAGGCAGGGCTATGAAACACAAACTTTGAATTATGTTTCACACagaaattaatatataattttcttgaaCCTGAGGCATTTTTGGAGGGTTTTAAAGGTGGCTGGACTGTGGAGCCTAGCCAGTGAACACAGGCACTAGGTTCTTCTGAAGTAAACTATCTTATGATACTTTATGAAGACACTAAACAAGGTGTTCAATCATCCCCCTGAGTACAATTAGGCTGCCTAAATTTGGCCTCTTAGTTCTTCTTTGATCTCTAATATTGAATAATGTGGGAAGAGCTAGACAGTGGTATTGTCAATTTTCTACACTTAGTTCTATATCATTTTAAGAcgcatttttttcttgctttttcaaTCTTCTTTGTCTTCTAAAGTGTACCCCGCACTCTAACTTTGAAAGAAATGGCAGTATTTGCAAGGTCATTTTAAAACATGAACAGTCACAAAGGGTTGGCATGGTTGACCCTTGCTAAAGCAGAAATGATATCAGGGTCCCACATTAATGTGCCCATTTTCAGGTTATCTGTGATTGAGGAGAAATTTAAAGACTGTTCCAGAAcagtatttaatttctatttaagaaaaaaagaaaatcagtaatGCTAAATCTCTTGTGAGTTGCTaattaaattgttttgtttctcacttTCTTGTACTGTGTTTATAAACCAAAGTTAAACTCTTGAGAGTATTTTATGTCTAATTATTTTTAGCTCTTTCTTTACTAGacataaggggtttttttcaaaaaaacccatttgGAACTACAAGTCTGGTGTCACCATGAAATCTAGTATAGTTTAACCTAATCAAGCTTTCTCTTTTAAgtgtacttttaaaataattactctGTGTTTGTATGGTGAATATGATGCCAAAGAAAGTATCTGAAATAACTTTATAATCTTCATAATTCCTCACAAGAATTGTATAATAAGATATCCATCTTACTAAGATGAGAATTAAGATTGAAATTTTCCTCCAGTTTTCTGTATTCTTAAATTATTATCTGAAAGAATCTTTAAAATGGGAAACTGGATTTATGTGTATTGTTATAACTGTTAAATTTATTCAATGAGCTGAGCACAAGGGAGTTGTTGTGATAAGATGGTTGGTTCTCTTATCACAGTTCTACAAACTCTCAAGTGGCACAGATCATTTGAGATTGTATTCAGATACTTTGGTGTTAGATTCTATTAATCATCTATTTCAGTGTTGAGCAGTTTGCGGGAGAGGGGCCAGAACTGCCTAAATGTTCATATTTTGAAGCTTGTACCCTAATGGATTCTTAACCTAAACACACCAAAGATTTCTGTTAGCTGTTAAATAGTGGCAGAGTTATAGAGTTGTGTTACCAATATTTAAATAGGACTTAGCCAAAGAAGCACAATAGAAGTCCTAAACTTTAAAAGTTCAGTTTCTAAAACAGGACTACATATGTTTAACTGTTCTATGTTTGTATCTCTAAAGTAAAATTtagagctgtgctctgggaatgtTCAGACTGACATGCTGTAAATAGATCTGGGAAGAAGCTGAAGACTAGCAAATACACAGCAATAACAAGGCCATTGAATGCCACCTTCTGAAAGGACACTATCAAGTACCACCCTTTCTGCTTTCTAACTCCACCTTTCATctcctttcaaaataaaactgtttctgTCATCTTCACACTCCATGGCTTGAAAATGGCTGCTTTATGTGTACTTTTCAAGTCTACATGTGTGTATCATATATACTATTCATGTGCAAATGAAACATGATTTCTACTGCATTTGTAGTTGTACTGTTGAAAGTAACCCAACATCAGTGGTGTCAGTGCAGTGCTCAGACTAAAAGCCTAATTCTTTGTTATTTCTTGTCTTTTCTGTCCTACAGTAGAAATAACTATTGTGGGCTTTTGACAAAACAGTAGCTTCAAAGTGGTTGGTTAataattgtttcttttaaagTCCAGTCTGTTTGGAAGGCACTCtaggaaaacactgaaatggAATTTGGAGCATATTTACTTGATAAtgtccttttaaaaattctttcatgATTGTGCCTTTTATATCTATTCTAAAGAATGGCTTTTTTCTCTAGTTGAGTTGTTACTCAGAAAACATTAAGGTCAATAACTTTCAAAGGGCTCCATGTTTGTGCATGACCAACAA contains the following coding sequences:
- the ZBTB41 gene encoding zinc finger and BTB domain-containing protein 41, giving the protein MKKRRRLAASLNEKVHLGHEKDTSEQILVVDCAPEIVSKSAETASADQLESSRELSPSPEQRKLLSSLQYNKNLLKYLNDDRQKHPSFCDLLIIVEGKEFSAHKVVVAVGSSYFHACLSKNPSTDVVTLDHVTHSVFQHLLEFLYTSEFFVYKNEIPLVLEAAKFLDIIDAVKLLNNENVSSVQTDVVTDAPRPVETLSELTGKLLNSHQCTFCGRSFCYKKSLENHLAKAHRPLSLEQKHGLKMVEKASFSTRRSTRSRKCPAKFGISDNESGDASDSNLEKVSSDKETSERSEFEDSESESNVDEDGQEEEMSGEDSESEEQSEKEQNDAEEGSEAVDSMGNIPEGLAPVIIQSSSKKLLQCPKCDKKFDRVGKYESHTRVHTGEKPFECDICHQRYSTKSNLTVHRKKHSSDTDFHKKEHKCPYCNKLHASKKTLAKHVKRFHPENVQEFLSIKKTKSEGWKCDICKKSFTRRPHLEEHMILHSQDKPFKCTYCEEHFKSRFARLKHQEKFHLGPFPCDICGRQFNDTGNLKRHIECTHGGKRKWTCFICGKSVRERTTLKEHLRIHSGEKPHLCSICGQSFRHGSSYRLHLRVHHDDKRYECEECGKTFIRHDHLTKHKKIHSGEKAHQCEECGKCFGRRDHLTVHYKSVHLGEKVWQKYKATFHQCEVCKKVFKGKSSLEMHFRTHSGEKPYKCQICNQSFRIKKTLTKHMVIHSDARPFNCQHCNATFKRKDKLKYHIDHVHGSKAAEEALASSPEEKLVSLPVQYTSDDKVYQTEAKQYVEQSKAYQSEAKTLLQNVSPEVCVPVTLVPVPMAEPQAELVQHSAQSHGILPAQPEQPDYQRATELSFLEKYTLTPQPANIVHPVRPEQMLDPRDQSYLGTLLGLDTTPTVQNISNNEHS